The DNA segment GCCGGCCACCCCCCAGGCGCCGACCGCGGCCCACGCCGGCAGGGCCAGCACCACCACCACCATGGCCAGGCCCGAGGCGGCGAGCAGCAGGAAGGCGATGCGGTCCAGGCGCCGGGGGCCGGTGCGCCCGATGACCCGCTCCTGGATCCAGGCCCCCGCGCTCCACAGCACCGAGGTGACGGTGAGCGCGGCCCCGGCCAGGAACGTCGAGCCCCCCCGGCCCGTGGTCACGGCCAGCGAGATGAAGGCGTCGGCCCCGAAGAAGGACCAGGTCAGGATGCCGCGCACGGCCACGGTGGCGGGCAGGCCGGGGGCCAGGCGGGCCGTGCCGGGGGGCACGAGGCGGAGGAAGGCCAACGCCGCGATCGGCGCCCCGGCGGCCACCAGGGCCACGGCCAGGAGGGCGGTCGAGGCCTGGCCGGCGGCCAGCACGGCCCCCACCCCCAGGACCAGGAGGGCGACGTGGCCCAGGCGGGCCCCGTCACCGGCCCGGGCCCGGGGGGCGGCCCGGCCCAGGCCCAGGAGGGAGGGCACGGTGATGGCCGCGGCCAGGGCCACCAGGGGCAGCAGGCCGAGGAACACCGCCCGCCACGACGCCGCGTGCTCGATCACCACGGCCAACGACGGGCCCACCACGCCGGGCACCACCCAGGCCGTGGACATGATGGCGAAGATCCGGGGCCGGGCGGCCGGGGGGTAGCCCCGGGCCACGCTGGCGTAGGCCGAGGCGGGGATGGTGCCGGCGCCCACGCCCTGGACCACCCGGGCCGCCACCAGCACGGCCATGGAGTCGGCCAGGCCCCCGGCCACCAGCCCGGCGGCGAAGAGGGCCAGCCCGAGGGCGAAGGGCAGGGCCGGGCCCCGCCGGTCGGTGAGCACGCCGGTCACCACGATGCCGACCAGGCTCCCGAGGAAGAAGCCGCTGAAGACCCAGCCGTAGAGGGCCAGGTCCCCCAGGTCGTCCTCGACCACGGGCATGACGGTGGCGATGGCCAGCGACTCGAAGGCGGCCAGGGTGATGGTCAGGACCAGGCCCGCGGTCAGCAGCCGGCGCCCGGGGGCCCACACCCCGCCGGTGGCGGCCGGGACGCCCGGGGGGGCCGCCGGGGCCGGGACGGTCACCGGCCGGTCCCCGGCCCCGAGGAGGCGGCGATGTGGTCGTCGATCCAGGAGGCCACCCGGTCGGGGTGGCGGCGGATGGCCCAGTGCCCGCCCTCGACCCGGCGGAGGCGCGCCCCGGGGGACAGGGTCCCGATCCCCTCGAACAGGGACGGGGTCAGGAAGGCGTCGTCCTCCAGGACCAGCACCTGCACCGGGACCCGGGCCGGGGCCCCGGGGGTCCGGGGGGCGCCGGGGCCCAGGTTGGCCCGGTACAGGCCCACCCCGGCCACGGCGTCGTCGACCAGCCCCGGGCCGGGCCAGTCGGCGTCGGTGGCCACGCCCTCGCGCTGGCGCTGGAGCCGGGGCCACGCTCGGCCCAGGCCGAGCCGCCACGCCGCCGGGCCCAAGCCGGGGACCAGCAGGGCCCCCACGTACGACGAGCGGGCGGCCTGCCGGGCCAGGGCCCGCAGGTCGGCGGGGTGGGGGCGCAGCCGGGCCCGGGCCCAGGCCCCGGCCAGCTCGAGGGGCGGACCGGAGAGGGAGGTGAAGGAGGCGATCCGGGTGGCGGCCTGCGGGTCGGCCACCGCGGCCCAGGACTGGACCGAGCCCCAGTCGTGGCCCACCAGGTGGGCCGGGCGTCCGGGGGAGGTGGCCTCCAGCACCGCCACCAGGTCCGCCACCAGCCGGGGCAGCCGGTAGGCCCGCACCGGCCGGGGGTGGTCGGAGCGGCCCGCGCCCCGCACGTCGGGGGCGACCACGTGCCGGGCCGGGTCGCCGGCTCGCAGGGCGGCCACCACCGGGTGCCACACCGTCGAGGAGTCCGGGTAGCCGTGGACCAGCACGGTGGTGGGCCCGGGTCCGGGCGTGCCCCACTCGGCCACCGACAGGTCGACGCCGTCGCCCCGCACCCGGCGGCGGGCGGGCGGGCCCGGGTCGCTCCGCCGGTGGCCGGGGCCGTGGTCAGGGCCGGAGGCGGGGCCGGGGTCGTCGGGGGCGGGGCGCGGGGGACCGGGCACGGCGGCAGGGTACCCACGGGTCGGGCCGACCGGCCCGGGTGCCTCCCCGGCGGCCGGGCCGCCGGTGGCCGGGTCAGGGCCGGACGATGTCCATCGACCAGGCCGGCATGGTGCGGGTGGCGGGGTCGTAGGAGCGCAGCCACACCGGCAGCCAGACCGGGTCGGCCATGCGGGACGGGTGGTGGCCGGCCAGGAGGGTGGCGGCCAGGGTGGGCAGGAGCTCGAAGAGGAAGCCGAAGGACCAGCACAGCAGGCGCCAGTGGGCCACTGGCCGCCAGAGGCGACCCGAGCGAGCCAGGCCGACCAGCGTGCCCAGCACCGTGAACCAGGCCATCGCCACCACGGCCACCCCGGTGCCCAGGGCCAGGGACCGGCGGGTCCCGCCGGCGGCCCGGTGGACGTCGAAGGCCACCTCCTTGTGCTCCACCTCCTCGGCCAGGTGCCAGAGGAAGAGCGTGGCCGGGACCACGTCGGCCCCCCGCAGCAGGTCGTGGGCCCGCCGGTCGACCCACCGGGCGGCCACGAAGGCCAGGGCCTCGAAGCCCGCGGCGTAGCCGAGGGCGAACCGGCGCCCGCGGCGGCGGGCCAGGGCGACGAAGGAGCGCCCGATCCAGCGCTCGATCCGGGCCAGGGCCGGCCGGCGGGCCACCAGCACCCGGTTGAGGCGCTGGTGGGCGCCGTGGTGGGCCGTCTCCTGGCCGATCCAGGCCTCGGCCTCGGCCCGCAGGTCGTCGGGGAGGTCGGGCAGGGCGTCCCGGACGGCGCCGGCCACGTAGGGCTCGGCGTGGGGCATGAGCAGCGACACGGCGTTGGCCACGCAGGCCAGCTCGGGCCGCTGCGGCGTCCAGTCCGGGTCCAGGTCGGCCGGCCACTCGAAGCGGAGGCGTCGCACCGTGGGCCCGGCCGGGGCCACCGGCGCCGCCGGGTCCGGGGCCGGCTCGGGGGCCGGGGGAGCGGGGGCGACGACCATCCCCGTCCTCATCGGCCCGGGGGCGGGCGAGGTGAGGCCGGCCGGGGGTCCCCGCCCTGGCGCCGGCCCCCGGGGGGCAGGGGTACAGTCGGCTCCCGCGTGGCGGTCGACGACGGAGGATGGGGCGATCCCGATGGCTGACCAACCCACCCCGGGGCCGGACGCCGGCCCGCCGCCCCCGCCGGCCATCGGGGGCGTGCCCCTGCCGCCGGGCTACGTGCTGGTCGAGCGCCTGGGCTCGGGCGGCTTCGCCACCGTGTGGCTGGCCGAGCAGGGCCGGCTCGGCCGCCGGGTGGCGGTGAAGCTGCTGGGCGAGACCCTCGACGACGCCGAGCGGGAGCGGCGGTTCCTGGCCGAGTGCCGGGCCATCGGGCGCCTCTCCGGCCACCCCGCGGTGGTCACCGTGCACGACGCCGGCACCACCGACGCCGGCCACCCCTACCTGGTGATGGAGCACCTGCCCGGGGGCTCGCTCCACGACCGGGTGGCCCGCCACGGGCCGATGCCGTGGGCCGAGGTGCTCGACGTGGGCGTCCACGTGGCCGACGCCCTGGCCGCGGCCCACGACGCCGGCATCCTCCACCGCGACGTCAAGCCCGCCAACGTGCTCCTGGACGAGAACGGGGCCCCCAAGCTGGGCGACTTCGGCATCGCCCGGCTCTCGGAGGGCACCAACACCGCCACCGGCACCCTGGTGGGCACCATCCCCTTCACGCCTCCCGAGGTGCTCTCCGGCCACCGGCCCGGGCCCACCGCGGACGTGTGGTCCCTGGGGGCCACCCTCCACGCCCTCCTGACCGGGTCGAGCCCCTTCGGCGGCGACCGGGACGAGCCGCCGGCCGCCACCATCGCCCGGGTGCTGCGCTCCGAGCCGCCCCCGCTGCCGCCGGCGGTGCCGGCGCCGCTGCGGGACCTGGTCCGGACGACGCTGGGGGCCGAGCCGGGGAGCCGGCCCCAGAGCGCGGCCGAGGTGGCGGGACAGCTCCAGCGGATCCAGGCCGACCGGGGCCTGCCCGTCACCCCGGCCCGGTCGACCCGCACCGCGCCGCCGACCCCCCCGCCCTCGCCGGCCCTCGACGCCACCGTGCTGGGGATGGCCCCGGTGGTCACCGGCCCACCCCCTCCCACGCCCGTCCCGGCGCCGCCCACGCCCGTCCCGCCCACGCAGGTCCCGGCGCCGCCCACGGTGGTCGGTGCGGGATCGGCGGCCGCCGGCCCGCCGAGCGGCGGCGCCGCGGATGCCGGCGCCACCGCCGTGCTGCGCCCCCACGACCCGGCCGGCTCCCCGCCCGGGGGCGCCACCCCGCCGCCCGGCGCCGGCCGGGCCCCCGGTCGCCGGCGGGGCCCCCTGGTGGCCGCGGTGGTGGTCGTGCTCCTCCTGGTGGCCGCCGGGGTGGGGGCGGCCCTGGTCCTGGGGGGCGGGGACGACGACCCCGAGGCGGCCACCACCACCGCTGATGAGGCGGGCGGGACCACTGCGCCCGACGACGAGGGCGGCCCGCAGGGGGCCGAGTTCCTGAAGGAGATCGACACCCCGCTGGGCGC comes from the Acidimicrobiales bacterium genome and includes:
- a CDS encoding protein kinase; this encodes MADQPTPGPDAGPPPPPAIGGVPLPPGYVLVERLGSGGFATVWLAEQGRLGRRVAVKLLGETLDDAERERRFLAECRAIGRLSGHPAVVTVHDAGTTDAGHPYLVMEHLPGGSLHDRVARHGPMPWAEVLDVGVHVADALAAAHDAGILHRDVKPANVLLDENGAPKLGDFGIARLSEGTNTATGTLVGTIPFTPPEVLSGHRPGPTADVWSLGATLHALLTGSSPFGGDRDEPPAATIARVLRSEPPPLPPAVPAPLRDLVRTTLGAEPGSRPQSAAEVAGQLQRIQADRGLPVTPARSTRTAPPTPPPSPALDATVLGMAPVVTGPPPPTPVPAPPTPVPPTQVPAPPTVVGAGSAAAGPPSGGAADAGATAVLRPHDPAGSPPGGATPPPGAGRAPGRRRGPLVAAVVVVLLLVAAGVGAALVLGGGDDDPEAATTTADEAGGTTAPDDEGGPQGAEFLKEIDTPLGAPLAVPTGTSAAPTGGWQLDGACVEEGVCSIVGVDGDLVALRGDPAGNLTLSRHAAADGAQAYSVDLGVGADAGLGRAADALVVATSDGGRRTYRAIEPGDGSERWSVQVDDSDGPYLPNPQISTDHVVLVLGNVHEYVTVAVGDGTERRDTGTVLATDEDTVYVALDGVLVARALATGEERWRAPEVVPAAPADEFPSSRYGVVFGQVLVVATAGEVVGLNRADGSIRWRQPLSDGGVTVGRPLAVSTAAGRVIVSAESGDLGLESPTGTVTWREARDRLVLDPSLDRDLLRSAQGNGIWFGEGSRLIAGWTGVRLRVIDTTTGEVVADEALPPTADRSSVAIFQTGLALLSGSQVTVHSNHDGSVLWQVEAGDATSVVAIDGGIALVGPSGIRALTRG
- a CDS encoding MFS transporter, whose amino-acid sequence is MTVPAPAAPPGVPAATGGVWAPGRRLLTAGLVLTITLAAFESLAIATVMPVVEDDLGDLALYGWVFSGFFLGSLVGIVVTGVLTDRRGPALPFALGLALFAAGLVAGGLADSMAVLVAARVVQGVGAGTIPASAYASVARGYPPAARPRIFAIMSTAWVVPGVVGPSLAVVIEHAASWRAVFLGLLPLVALAAAITVPSLLGLGRAAPRARAGDGARLGHVALLVLGVGAVLAAGQASTALLAVALVAAGAPIAALAFLRLVPPGTARLAPGLPATVAVRGILTWSFFGADAFISLAVTTGRGGSTFLAGAALTVTSVLWSAGAWIQERVIGRTGPRRLDRIAFLLLAASGLAMVVVVLALPAWAAVGAWGVAGLGMGLGYAPLSVTALGAAAPGREGEASAALHLCDVLGVSIGTGLAGAVVALGDGRGWDVSSGLALAFLLGVAVAGAGAGAARRLPARVPAH
- a CDS encoding alpha/beta fold hydrolase; amino-acid sequence: MPGPPRPAPDDPGPASGPDHGPGHRRSDPGPPARRRVRGDGVDLSVAEWGTPGPGPTTVLVHGYPDSSTVWHPVVAALRAGDPARHVVAPDVRGAGRSDHPRPVRAYRLPRLVADLVAVLEATSPGRPAHLVGHDWGSVQSWAAVADPQAATRIASFTSLSGPPLELAGAWARARLRPHPADLRALARQAARSSYVGALLVPGLGPAAWRLGLGRAWPRLQRQREGVATDADWPGPGLVDDAVAGVGLYRANLGPGAPRTPGAPARVPVQVLVLEDDAFLTPSLFEGIGTLSPGARLRRVEGGHWAIRRHPDRVASWIDDHIAASSGPGTGR
- a CDS encoding metal-dependent hydrolase; this encodes MVVAPAPPAPEPAPDPAAPVAPAGPTVRRLRFEWPADLDPDWTPQRPELACVANAVSLLMPHAEPYVAGAVRDALPDLPDDLRAEAEAWIGQETAHHGAHQRLNRVLVARRPALARIERWIGRSFVALARRRGRRFALGYAAGFEALAFVAARWVDRRAHDLLRGADVVPATLFLWHLAEEVEHKEVAFDVHRAAGGTRRSLALGTGVAVVAMAWFTVLGTLVGLARSGRLWRPVAHWRLLCWSFGFLFELLPTLAATLLAGHHPSRMADPVWLPVWLRSYDPATRTMPAWSMDIVRP